In Felis catus isolate Fca126 chromosome A2, F.catus_Fca126_mat1.0, whole genome shotgun sequence, the following proteins share a genomic window:
- the S1PR4 gene encoding sphingosine 1-phosphate receptor 4 isoform X1, giving the protein MNGSGSPAEAPESCQQLAAGGHSRLIALHYNHSGRLAGRGGPEEGGLGVLRGLFVAVSCLVVLENLLVLLAIVSRMRSRRWVYYCLVNITLSDLLTGAAYLANVLLSGARTFLLAPTEWFLREGLLFMALAASTFSLLFTAAERFATMVRPVAKSGAGKTGRVYGFIGLCWLLAVLLGLLPLLGWNCVCSFRRCSSLLPLYAKEYILFCVAVFACILAAIMVLYGAIFRVVQANGQKASRVLARRKARRLLETVLMILAAFLVCWGPLFGLLLADVFSSNDWAQEYLRGMDWILALAVLNSAVNPLIYSFRSREVCQAVLGFLCCGCLRLGLRGPGDCLAKAAEAHSEASTTDSSLRPRDSFRGSRSLSFRMREPLSSISSVRSI; this is encoded by the coding sequence ATGAACGGCTCGGGGTCCCCGGCCGAGGCCCCCGAGTCCTGCCAGCAGCTGGCGGCCGGCGGGCACAGCCGGCTCATCGCCCTGCACTACAACCACTCGGGCCGGCTGGCGGGGCGCGGCGGGCCCGAGGAGGGCGGCCTGGGGGTCCTGCGGGGGCTCTTCGTGGCCGTGAGCTGCCTGGTGGTGCTGGAGAACCTACTGGTGCTGCTGGCCATCGTGAGCCGCATGCGGTCCCGGCGCTGGGTGTACTACTGCCTGGTCAACATCACGCTCAGCGACCTGCTCACCGGCGCGGCCTACCTGGCCAACGTCCTGCTGTCGGGGGCCCGCACCTTCCTCCTGGCGCCCACCGAGTGGTTCCTGCGCGAGGGCCTGCTGTTCATGGCGCTGGCCGCCTCCACCTTCAGCCTGCTCTTCACGGCGGCCGAGCGCTTCGCCACCATGGTGCGGCCGGTGGCCAAGAGCGGGGCCGGCAAGACGGGCCGCGTCTACGGCTTCATCGGGCTGTGCTGGCTGCTGGCCGTCCTCCTGGGCCTGCTGCCGCTGCTCGGCTGGAACTGCGTGTGCTCCTTCCGGCGCTGCTCCAGCCTGCTCCCGCTCTACGCCAAGGAGTACATCCTCTTCTGCGTGGCGGTCTTCGCCTGCATCCTGGCCGCCATCATGGTGCTCTACGGGGCCATCTTCCGGGTGGTGCAGGCCAACGGGCAGAAGGCCTCCCGGGTGCTGGCCCGCCGCAAGGCCCGCCGGCTGCTCGAGACGGTGCTCATGATCCTGGCGGCCTTCCTGGTGTGCTGGGGCCCGCTCTTCGGCCTGCTGCTGGCCGACGTCTTCAGCTCCAACGACTGGGCGCAGGAGTACCTGCGGGGCATGGACTGGATCCTGGCGCTGGCCGTGCTCAACTCCGCGGTCAACCCCCTCATCTACTCCTTCCGCAGCCGCGAGGTGTGCCAGGCCGTGCTGGGCTTTCTCTGCTGCGGGTGTCTCAGGCTGGGCCTGCGGGGGCCCGGGGACTGCCTGGCCAAGGCCGCCGAGGCCCACTCTGAGGCCTCCACCACGGACAGCTCGCTGAGGCCCAGGGACAGCTTTCGGGGCTCCCGGTCGCTCAGCTTTCGGATGCGAGAGCCCCTGTCCAGCATCTCCAGCGTGCGGAGCATCTGA
- the S1PR4 gene encoding sphingosine 1-phosphate receptor 4 isoform X2: protein MNGSGSPAEAPESCQQLAAGGHSRLIALHYNHSGRLAGRGGPEEGGLGVLRGLFVAVSCLVVLENLLVLLAIVSRMRSRRWVYYCLVNITLSDLLTGAAYLANVLLSGARTFLLAPTEWFLREGLLFMALAASTFSLLFTAAERFATMVRPVAKSGAGKTGRVYGFIGLCWLLAVLLGLLPLLGWNCVCSFRRCSSLLPLYAKEYILFCVAVFACILAAIMVLYGAIFRVVQANGQKASRVLARRKARRLLETVLMILAAFLVCWGPLFGLLLADVFSSNDWAQEYLRGMDWILALAVLNSAVNPLIYSFRSREAPRPAWNLTGGSNP from the exons ATGAACGGCTCGGGGTCCCCGGCCGAGGCCCCCGAGTCCTGCCAGCAGCTGGCGGCCGGCGGGCACAGCCGGCTCATCGCCCTGCACTACAACCACTCGGGCCGGCTGGCGGGGCGCGGCGGGCCCGAGGAGGGCGGCCTGGGGGTCCTGCGGGGGCTCTTCGTGGCCGTGAGCTGCCTGGTGGTGCTGGAGAACCTACTGGTGCTGCTGGCCATCGTGAGCCGCATGCGGTCCCGGCGCTGGGTGTACTACTGCCTGGTCAACATCACGCTCAGCGACCTGCTCACCGGCGCGGCCTACCTGGCCAACGTCCTGCTGTCGGGGGCCCGCACCTTCCTCCTGGCGCCCACCGAGTGGTTCCTGCGCGAGGGCCTGCTGTTCATGGCGCTGGCCGCCTCCACCTTCAGCCTGCTCTTCACGGCGGCCGAGCGCTTCGCCACCATGGTGCGGCCGGTGGCCAAGAGCGGGGCCGGCAAGACGGGCCGCGTCTACGGCTTCATCGGGCTGTGCTGGCTGCTGGCCGTCCTCCTGGGCCTGCTGCCGCTGCTCGGCTGGAACTGCGTGTGCTCCTTCCGGCGCTGCTCCAGCCTGCTCCCGCTCTACGCCAAGGAGTACATCCTCTTCTGCGTGGCGGTCTTCGCCTGCATCCTGGCCGCCATCATGGTGCTCTACGGGGCCATCTTCCGGGTGGTGCAGGCCAACGGGCAGAAGGCCTCCCGGGTGCTGGCCCGCCGCAAGGCCCGCCGGCTGCTCGAGACGGTGCTCATGATCCTGGCGGCCTTCCTGGTGTGCTGGGGCCCGCTCTTCGGCCTGCTGCTGGCCGACGTCTTCAGCTCCAACGACTGGGCGCAGGAGTACCTGCGGGGCATGGACTGGATCCTGGCGCTGGCCGTGCTCAACTCCGCGGTCAACCCCCTCATCTACTCCTTCCGCAGCCGCGAG gctccacgcccagcatggaacctaacggggggctcgaacccgtga